The stretch of DNA GCCTCTTTCTCAAAGATGACGGGGCGTTATCGCAAAGCGACTTCCTCCGGCCATGATAGCGGATTTCCTCGCTTGCCGCATCCGGTTGGGCACGCGTCTTGCTATACTGCCGCGCGAGGGTGAGGTGACGAGGCGGAGGGTCGTGTCATGGCCATTTCTCGGGAAACGCGCATCGAGCGTGATTCGTTGGGGGCGATCGCCGTGCCGAAGGAGGCTTACTGGGGCGTCCAGACCCAGCGGGCGCTCGAGAACTACCCGATCAGCGGGCTGCGCACGGACCCGGCCCTGATCGACGCCCTGGCGGTCATCAAGCAGGCGGCATCCCGCGTGTTCGGCTCGCTCGGCATGCTCTCGCCCGAGAAGTCGGACGCCATCGATCGGGCCGCGCAGGAGGTGCGCGACGGCGCATGGGACGACCAGATCGTGGTGGACGCCTTCCAGGCGGGGGCGGGCACCTCCCTTCACATGAACGTGAACGAGGTGATCGCCAACCGCGCCAACCTCCTGATGGGCGAGGTGCTCGGCTCCTACGCGGCGATTCACCCCAACGACCACGTCAACAAGGGACAGTCCACCAACGACGTGATCCCGAGCGCCATGCGCCTCGCGGCCCTGGAGCTCACCGAGGTCCTGGACGCCGCGCTCGAGGAGCTCCAGAGCGTCCTGTGCGGCAAGGCCGTCCAGTTCGACCGGGTCGTCAAGTCGGGCCGCACCCACCTCCAGGACGCGGTGCCCATCCGCCTGGGCCAGGAGTTCGACGCCTACGCGAGCGCCGTGGCGCGCGCGCGCAAGAACCTCTGGGCGGCGGCCGAGGACCTGAAGGTGCTCGGCCTCGGGGGAAGCGCGGTGGGGACGGGCCTCAACACGCCGAGCGCGTATCGCCGGAAGGTGATCGCGGAGCTTCGGATCCTGACGGGCCACGAGGACCTGAGCGCGGCCGACGACTACTTCGAGGCCATGCAGAGCATGGCGGTCTTCACCGCCCTCTCGGGGGCGCTGCGCAACCTGGCCATCGAGCTCGGGCGCATCGCCAACGACCTGCGCCTGATGAGCTCCGGGCCCCGTACCGGCCTGCACGAGCTGGTCCTGCCCTCGGTGCAGCCGGGCTCGTCGATCATGCCGGGCAAGATCAATCCCTCGGTGCCCGAGATGCTCAACCAGGTCTGCTTCCAGGTCATCGGCTGCGACGCCACCATCGCGGCAGCGGCCCAGGCGGGCCAGCTCGAGCTCAACGTCATGATGCCCGTCATCGCCCACAACCTGCTCCTGGCTCAGCGAATCCTGGCCAACGCGGTGGACGTCTTCACCGACCGCTGCGTGGAGGGGATCGAGGCCGACGTGGAGCGCTGCAAGGCCTACTCGGAGGCCTCGGTGGGCCTGGCGACGGTCCTCAACCCCGTGATCGGCTACGCGGCCGCCGCCGAGGTGGTCAAGGAGGCGGTGGCGAAGGGGGAGTCGATTCCTGCGCTGGTCAAGGCCAAGGGCCTGCTCGCCGAGGATCGCGTGGGGCGGGTCTTCTCGACGCCCGCCCTGACCGAACCCTACACCCTGTGAGCAGCGCTCAGATCAAGTCCTGGGAGCGCATGATGCTGATGAGCTTGCTCGCGTACTTGGGGTCCGTGGCGTAGCTCCCCTGCAGGGCGCGAGCGAAGGCGACGGGGTTCGACTTGGCCGCGACCGCGCGGGAATGGCTGCCGTTGTGGATGACCTTGGCGTAGGCCTCGAACGCCTCCTCGAAGCTGCCGAACTTGGCGAAGCCGTCGCGCATCCGGCGCCACTGGCCCCTGAGGTGCTCCTTGGTCGAGGTGGAGATACTACCGAGCGAGCCTTCGCCCTTGATCCCGAAGACGTTGTACTTGCCGATGGCCGAACGGCCCCAGTTGGACTCGAGGGCGGCCTGGGCCAGGATGGTCGCGGCGGGAATGCCGTACCGCTGCTGGATCTTGAGCGCGGCCGGCAGCATTTCCTTCAGGAAGGCGTTGGTGGGCTGGGGCGTCGCCTCGAGGCTGGGGGCCGGCGCTGCGGGCTGGGGGCTGCTCAGAGCCAGGCGATCTCCGCGCATCTTGCCGGCAGGGGCATCCGAACCCGACGACGGGTGGCGCGAGGAGAGCTTCCCGGGCTTCGAGCCCGAAAGGACGGCATGGTCTCCCGGGAGCTTCAGATCGTCGCCGGCCCGGATCTTCTGGGGATCGCGGATGCCGTTGAGGCGCGCGAGCGACTTGACCGTCGTGCCGAAGCGCTTGGCAATCGAGTCGAGATTGTCGCCTGTGCGGATGGTGTACGACATGGTCCTGGCCTCTGCGCTTCATCATCAGACTGTTAACTCTCATTTCATCGGTGGGATCCGCCGCAAAGGTTCTGAAGAATAGGTTAAGTTTTCCTGGACGAAGGCGAAACCCGGGCGATTGGCCGGGGCTCAGAGCAGGCCCTGGCTGCGCA from Pantanalinema sp. encodes:
- a CDS encoding aspartate ammonia-lyase yields the protein MAISRETRIERDSLGAIAVPKEAYWGVQTQRALENYPISGLRTDPALIDALAVIKQAASRVFGSLGMLSPEKSDAIDRAAQEVRDGAWDDQIVVDAFQAGAGTSLHMNVNEVIANRANLLMGEVLGSYAAIHPNDHVNKGQSTNDVIPSAMRLAALELTEVLDAALEELQSVLCGKAVQFDRVVKSGRTHLQDAVPIRLGQEFDAYASAVARARKNLWAAAEDLKVLGLGGSAVGTGLNTPSAYRRKVIAELRILTGHEDLSAADDYFEAMQSMAVFTALSGALRNLAIELGRIANDLRLMSSGPRTGLHELVLPSVQPGSSIMPGKINPSVPEMLNQVCFQVIGCDATIAAAAQAGQLELNVMMPVIAHNLLLAQRILANAVDVFTDRCVEGIEADVERCKAYSEASVGLATVLNPVIGYAAAAEVVKEAVAKGESIPALVKAKGLLAEDRVGRVFSTPALTEPYTL
- a CDS encoding glucosaminidase domain-containing protein; the protein is MSYTIRTGDNLDSIAKRFGTTVKSLARLNGIRDPQKIRAGDDLKLPGDHAVLSGSKPGKLSSRHPSSGSDAPAGKMRGDRLALSSPQPAAPAPSLEATPQPTNAFLKEMLPAALKIQQRYGIPAATILAQAALESNWGRSAIGKYNVFGIKGEGSLGSISTSTKEHLRGQWRRMRDGFAKFGSFEEAFEAYAKVIHNGSHSRAVAAKSNPVAFARALQGSYATDPKYASKLISIMRSQDLI